The Sorghum bicolor cultivar BTx623 chromosome 6, Sorghum_bicolor_NCBIv3, whole genome shotgun sequence genome contains the following window.
AAGTTCATAATGTGATCTCCAGTTATCACTGAGCACTTCATGTCATGCTAAATTTCCTGTCAAACTCTTTAGACGTTTATGCTTCAATTTAACCCTTCTATATGCATCCAGTAGCAAAAATAGTAAGCACATTTTTCCTCTTCTACGAGCAGGCAATCCATTGACATGTACAGCAGTGTGCACTCACCCAACCTGAGCTTCTTGGGCACGCCATCACTGAGCCGCTTGTCCAACTCGTTCCTGACAAACTCATTCCGGGGGAAGCCACCTGAGATCATCTCCAGCTTAATCAAGCCATTACTGCCAACAAGCATTGCTTCCGCCAGCGATGACCAGCAGCATCAGCAGCATGAGGATGTCTGGAAGAGCTCCCATTACCTGCCACCATCGCGGAAGGCATCATCACTGCAGAGGATCCCTGAGGACCAGAGACCTATGGTTGGGGGCCATGAGGTGGGGCCCTATCGGCAGTGCTCCTATACCCAAGGGGTCATGAACGGTAAGTAGTATCACAAACTTTGTTGGTTTCGATTTTCAATTTCTGAGCAATGCATGGTTGTTAAAATTTTAAGTGAAGCTACATAGATAGGAACAAGCCTGCGTTTGAGTGAATTCCAGAGATCATGCCCATTCCCttttaagaaaaaaagagaagaggagCAAAGATAAAAGGATACATCGGTTTAGGAAGACGTAGCACTTATTTCTTGATGCATAAGAGCAGAGTGGGGTCTGATAATAATAAAATGCTGATCTATTTTGAGGATATTTGCATAAATAGGCTTCCATTCAccattgcaaaaaaaaaagtagcagACAGGGCAAGGAAATTAGAGGAGTTGTCAGGTCAAAATTCAGCAAAAAAAAATGGTGCTACTTACTACTAGGAAGGCTTTCAGCATGGAGAATTGATCATGGAGTCTAGTAATTTAGCCTTTCTTTCTGCAAAGGAAACAGTAGCTACCAAATTGAATTTTCCAAACCTTGCAGATGTTTGAAGTTCAGGGTAAAAAGATCATAAGGCCTTTCGTAAAGCCCGCAAAACTTCGCTAGATTTAACTATGTGTTATACACTGAATTGTCATGTTGATTGTGATGGATGTTAGAGGCATCTTAGAGGATTCAACTACTATCAAATATACTCAGTTCAGGTATGTGCCGCACCACACAAATATGACAGAAATGGACATGTTGCTGTTGTGGTGCTGCTATGCATTGTTGTTCCATGGGAACAGACAACTGATTATGGGACCTGAATTAGTATCCAACTTTACCATATTTACACATTCTGTTCGTTATATATCGTAATACATTATCTAACAAATATATATCATAATTATTTTATAACATGGTGCATCCTCCATGAAATTACGCCAAAGGTTCAGTGTTCACATCATGTCCTGAACTAACTTTACTCAAGAAGCACCATTAATATAATACACTGTCAATTAGTTCATCAGCTAAATGCTTTCAAGTTTCAAGGAACATACTACTCTTCCGTTCACTAGATTTAGCAAAAGCAGAGAGTAGTCATGTATGTTTCTTTGGTACATCTGTCCTCTGTTGGCATGCCAAACTACAGATACATCAATTGTTTCTTTTTTGTTCTTGGTCTATATATATCACATGGTTGGTGAGTCAGTACAGTCATGTGACAGGAACATGAGTCATGTACAACTGGGCTACAATTGTCCTCAGGCATATGGATTTATTTGATCTGTATTTGTCAAGTTGAAAGATAAACCTTGTCCTAATCAGATCGTGCAATATACTAATGGCCATGCTGAACATTAGGCCTACAGTATCTGCCCATGTGGGAATTCTCTATGAAATTTTTGTGAGGCGTTAAAGCCCACATTTTTTTTAAGTGCTCGTTTTCCCTTTAACAGTTATAGGTGAAGTTCttgttttggaaatatttcaaaccaaCGTCAGTTGATTTCTTTTGTGTATTCCTGGGAGAGAAGTCGGTAGAATTAGTAATTTTGGTTCTGCAGCTTCAGTTCCTTGGTTACATCTCAATTATCAGATAAATCAGTTTGTATCATAGAGAATGCCAAACTCTCTCCTTTCAGTATTTAAGCTAATACTGTAATAGAGTTATCAATTTTAACATGTACTATTTTCGTTTATGTGAGACAAAACTTTAGTTCAGTTACTTGCCTGTCATATGCAGGAGTGAATGTCTTATGTGGTGTGGGGATCCTGTCAACACCTTATGCTGTCAAGCAAGGTGGCTGGCTTGGACTAGTGATACTGGCAGTGTTGGGTGCACTGGCATGGTACACTGGCATACTTCTGCGGCGTTGCCTGGACAGCAAGGATGGCCTCGAGACCTACCCTGATATTGGACATGCTGCCTTTGGCACTGCTGGCCGTATCATCATCTCGGTAAGTACTTTccacactagcaatgctcaCCTGTTATTCAGTTTTGTATTCTTTATACTAAGCAGTGCAATGGAGGGTGTTTTTGTGCTAACTCTTCTGCTTTTTTATGCCTTTTGTAACCTGCAGATAATCCTGTATATGGAACTATATGTAAGTACATAAGATCCACCATTTGGTTTCGTTCACTCTTAGCACAAAGTACATCGCCTTTGGCTCTAAAACATAAAACTTTTtctcccccccccaaaaaaaaaaaaacttccttTAATAACCTGTCTGATATTCATGGTTGCTCTGCTAGATGATGTATGCAATAAAAGAAATATATTCTAATAGAAAAAATCTATTCTGATCATTATGAGAAAATAAGGACAGTTGGCCACACTTGCATAAACTGCCTGAACTTTCAATTTTGCACTGCTGAATCTTTTTTACCCTTAAACTACAGTAGTCCAGTAAAGAAGTGCCCTGCACTACATTGCCCTTACCTCTTATGAACATCTAACTATATGCTAATGGGTCCTGATTCTTTCTTGCAGGCATGTTGTGTCGAGTATTTGATACTAGAGAGCGACAACTTATCAAAGTTGTTCCCAGATGCACACCTAACCATAGGTGGCTTGACTCTAGATTCACATGTGCTATTTGCCATCCTGACTGCTCTTATCGTCATGCCTACTACTTGGCTTCGCGATCTCAGCTGCCTCAGCTTCATTTCAGGTACCAACTCACTGTTGCCTCCATAGTTTATTTCACCAAATACACTTGCCTGTTTCATAGTTTGAGAGGACTCTCATCTTGCAATTTGTGCATCTAGCTGGTGGAGTCATTGCGTCTATCGTCATTGTCTCCTGCTTGTTCTGGGTGGGACTTGTTGATCACGTTGGCACAGTTAAGGTTGAAGGGACAGCACTGAACCTTCCTGGAATCCCCATTGCCATCGGGTTGTATGGGTACTGCTACTCAGGCCATGGAGTGTTCCCTAACATCTACTCTTCTCTGAAGAAACGCAACCAATTCTCTGCTGTTCTCTTCACCTGGTAATAGAATCATACAAGCTGTAAATTGTTTTCAGATAGTCATGATCTCATGCTTTGGTTTATGTTTGTTGTCAGTATTGCTCTGTCTACTGTTCTGTTCGCTGGTGCTGCAATCATGGGATACATTATGTTCGGTGAATCTACAGAGTCCCAATTCACACTGAACTTACCCCCAGATCTTGTGGCTTCCAAGATTGCAGTCTGGACTACGGTAATTGTTCTTTTCTCGACTCTTGATAGAAAAGAAAATTATGGCCTCTAGCTAAAGTCACATAATGTGTTTAATAGAGTATAATCACGTTCAGTCGCGTTAGGAATACTTAAATGCGTTTATATGGCAAGTTATATTCTTCTGACTGTTTGTGCTTTTGGTTTTTGGTGCAGGTGACGAATCCAATAACCAAATATCCTTGGACTTTTATTTCAGCTTTCCGTGTGCATTTGTTCCCATACATAACAACTGACATTATATGATATATATTACTTTCTCTGATCACATGGAACTCCATCTAGCCATCTaggtttgtcctaagtcaaacatattttaaaactttgactaGAATTGTCTATAAAATGTATTATCTTAAATGAACATAGTTATTTGTTTTAAATAATGAATTTAGTAATGTCAATGTTATGTTATCATTCTATATAAATTTTAGATACTCATGGTCAAAGTAACaaatgtttgacttaggacaaatatAGATGGACTACACTTGTGATTATAGGAAGTCCTATAACTCTCCTCCCCAAAGTCTGCTATCAACTTCTAACCACAATTCCTATTTATCAGATGCCTGATTCTTTTAGTCCGTTCAGGCACGATGGTGCTTGTGTACCAGCCGCGGCTGCTCAGCGCATCAGACACCCGATGCGGCAGAGGCCTTTCGTCCCTCTCGCGGTTTTTACATGGGCCGGGTACAGGTGGTCCACGAAAAAAGTCCATGCACAGGTGATGCAAAGCAGCATCTACACTAGAGGTTGAAGGCGATGAAATCCAGTCATTCAATCAAAATTCAATGGCTGTAAAGCATCGCCTGAAAGATTACTACTCTTACTTCTCAGGCACCTGTAAATTAGCATCTCACACTTCTAACATCTAATCCAATTTTTTGAACAAATTTAGTTTTAATCATTCTGTGTTGTTTAATAGTGTTTTCATGGATCGCATGTTATGTCCTTAACTAATACCTACATATGCGCTAACCATGACTCCTCTCGCCCTGAGTTTGGAGGAACTGCTACCACCAAATCAGCAGACATACCCAAACATAATGATGCTTAGATCCGCTCTGGTGGTATCTTCCCTTATTATTGCTCTGTCCGTCCCATTTTTTGGTAAGTTTGTTCATTATTTTTCATCTCATTTTCCGATGACATTCTATAAGTAGTGGCATAGTATGAAGTTTTCCTATTAAGATTCAAAAAGCTTTGCTGTTTTCTTTTTTACCTGATTCTCTGCTTCAATGGTTGTTGAGCCTTTTCAGGACTTGTCATGTCACTGGTTGGGTCTTTTCTCACCATGTTTGTGGTGAGTTCACCTTCCAAACTTTTGGAGTATTCACGTGTATATTTCTTTGTAGCTAATTTGTGTTTCCCTCTAGGCCTATATTCTACCATGTGCCTGCTTTTTGTCTATCCTCAGGAGTAAAGTGACCTGGTATCAGGTAAATATGTTTTTACTtgtgcattaattatatattttgcttaaacGGCTATTTTTTGAAAAGTGCAAGAGTGCCAAAACCTCATTTATATTAATCGTCAAATGTTTTTCTGGCTTTTTTTCTCGATCACACAAAAGATTTGCACGTTTCTGTATTAAGTGAGGAGAGTTTTGATTACAATGGGTTGGGCCTTATAGATTTTCAATATGAATATGCCCACCCAAACTCACACTTGAATACTCTATATACTCGCTGAAGGTTTTTCTGGCTTGAAAACTAAAATACTTTGTTTCTTATTTATTCTCCAATCGTTTCATTCAGAACTTTCACTTTCTTGGATgcaagtttttcttttttggagAAAAAAAATGTTCCCTGTATTCTTGATTCAGCTTATCATCCAAATATAAATAATTATAATTACTCTTAAACTGAAATATGTGCGGATTTTTAATGTGCCCTATTTCTGTGCAGGTAGTACTGTGTGTGTTCATCATTGCCGTTGGACTTTGCTGTGCTGGTGTTGGCACATACTCTTCTCTTTCTAAGATAATACAACAGTACCATTGAATTTTGCCCTAGAATTATCTTGTGTCCATGTTTTGAATAGTCAGTTTTTTTTCTGGGATGGTGTTGCTAGTCTGGACTCTGGAGGGGGGATTGTTTTGATGTAAAAAATTGTTGTTTGCATGAAAGAAATTGGAGGAAATGGATAGAATTAGGCATGTTGTATTACAGGAGGAGTATTTTGTCTGAAGTAGTTCTCGTGATGGCAGAGGCTGCCGGTGACGATTTTCTTGTGTCATTTTCTTTTTACGTAAAGGACTGTGGGGGAGATCCCAACAGTGTGATTAAATTAATTTAAGAGAAAGTCCAGGGGAGTACAAACCTGAATTAACTAAAGGCATCTAACCAAAAGCACAAGGATGATCTAAGACCTTCCTTAaatctaagagcaactccaagaacttagctaaaattagtagccaaatttCATTATTTAGCTATTTTGTAGAATAGAAAACTTATTTTAAAAAAGAAGTCCACAACAGCattgctattttacaaaattagatagccagtgtcagtggttggctatatatggccatcGAAAATTAAGGGATAactaactttctattttacaaaccaGATAACCTACTTTTTACTctgcaaattctaaaatagcttCCACGATAAGAATAGTCAAGCtcctggagttgctctaacagaTTGAAGAATACATTAATTTTTTAAATTAGCAAGCCAAATAGCGGCCACCGAAAATTAAAGGATagccaactttctattttacaaacaagataagagcaactccaacagatatgctatccatgttgtctaggctatttttacatttttaaagcaaaagttaaactccaacagatgtgctggtttgctaaaatagcaagtttgctattcctaaactttcgcttgtcatatatagcatgtcgtcctcactagctatcctatacaaaggctgttgtggaactctatgctttgagtgttttttattttacacaatggctaaatcttgtaatttagaatataattttagctagtctcttggagatgctctaaaataGCTTCCACAACAAGAATAGCAAAGGATAGCCAACATTGATTTTTGAAATTAGTAAGTCAAATAGCAACAGTGGGATCTCTCCTCTGAAAGTTTACTTTCTAAAGCTCTCATGCTGCAATGAGGGAGGCTTCTGTGAAAAATTCTAGACTGTGTGCATTGCACGCTGCAGCCCACCGTTCCAACATTGGTAAGGAGGGATCCCAAGTAAAATTGATGGAGTTCCAACATTGTATGGCGAACGGGCAGTCAAAAAACAGATGATCAATGTCCTCTTCCAAACCTGTGTCACATAACACAGAGAGTGCATCATCCTGTATATTAATGTCTCCTTCTCAGCATGGTTTTTGTGTTTAGTCTATCCACAAGTATCAGCCGAACTTGATTCTTGGCGTGCAGCTTGACTTCCAGAGAGTTTTGTAAAGTGGATGGACTTCTATGTTGCTGAAAATATGAGCATAGAAGCGCCAAGAAGTATACTTAGTTCTCCAAACTAGTGTCCATGAATCAGCGGTACTATCATCATACTCAATGTCTTCGAGGTAGTTCTGGAGGAGCATCAACTCATCATGTGCTTGAGTGGACAGAGGTGGGAAAAAGATGTTATCCAAATCTTATTGTAGCATCAGGCTTTGCACCGGGATGGAATTATTCGTTGCAAATGAGTGGAGCCGAGGAAACTGAGCTGAGAGAACTAAATCAGACCACTGTAGAAAGAAACCGTTGAACCATCTCCAAGGGAGCAATTTGCAACGCATCTATATATGCTGTTGAGACGCATGACGTCCCGAGGATCCCAACTCTCTGCATTCATGTGGGACATAGTATCTGTTCCAGACTAGTCGAACCCAAGGTGTGTCCACTTTGTTATAGAACTTGGGTAACTGTTTTAACAAAAGTGTGTCACTCTGTACCCTGAGGTTGATCACACAAGACCTCCCTTCTCTTTAGGCTGCATAACAGTTGGCCACGCCACAAGATTGCCTCCTTTGGCTGCATCATCACTCcctcttgaaaggtcctaatatggctagaggaggtgaatagcctatttaaaaattttacaaactcactagagcaagaggttagtaaaaacaaaacaaagctttttgctctagctctaatggggtgtttgcaagccatatattcaacaattctagttgatatg
Protein-coding sequences here:
- the LOC8083429 gene encoding amino acid transporter ANTL3 isoform X1 — translated: MKNSVTERSFLMESDEEEDDAAAVEDGKRRGHGHGGGDESGDDDDDGSDSSSPCDSPRVVAARCSQPSSYTQQWPQSYRQSIDMYSSVHSPNLSFLGTPSLSRLSNSFLTNSFRGKPPEIISSLIKPLLPTSIASASDDQQHQQHEDVWKSSHYLPPSRKASSLQRIPEDQRPMVGGHEVGPYRQCSYTQGVMNGVNVLCGVGILSTPYAVKQGGWLGLVILAVLGALAWYTGILLRRCLDSKDGLETYPDIGHAAFGTAGRIIISIILYMELYACCVEYLILESDNLSKLFPDAHLTIGGLTLDSHVLFAILTALIVMPTTWLRDLSCLSFISAGGVIASIVIVSCLFWVGLVDHVGTVKVEGTALNLPGIPIAIGLYGYCYSGHGVFPNIYSSLKKRNQFSAVLFTCIALSTVLFAGAAIMGYIMFGESTESQFTLNLPPDLVASKIAVWTTVTNPITKYALTMTPLALSLEELLPPNQQTYPNIMMLRSALVVSSLIIALSVPFFAFSGLVMSLVGSFLTMFVAYILPCACFLSILRSKVTWYQVVLCVFIIAVGLCCAGVGTYSSLSKIIQQYH
- the LOC8083429 gene encoding amino acid transporter ANTL3 isoform X2; its protein translation is MKNSVTERSFLMESDEEEDDAAAVEDGKRRGHGHGGGDESGDDDDDGSDSSSPCDSPRVVAARCSQPSSYTQQWPQSYRQSIDMYSSVHSPNLSFLGTPSLSRLSNSFLTNSFRGKPPEIISSLIKPLLPTSIASASDDQQHQQHEDVWKSSHYLPPSRKASSLQRIPEDQRPMVGGHEVGPYRQCSYTQGVMNGVNVLCGVGILSTPYAVKQGGWLGLVILAVLGALAWYTGILLRRCLDSKDGLETYPDIGHAAFGTAGRIIISIILYMELYACCVEYLILESDNLSKLFPDAHLTIGGLTLDSHVLFAILTALIVMPTTWLRDLSCLSFISAGGVIASIVIVSCLFWVGLVDHVGTVKVEGTALNLPGIPIAIGLYGYCYSGHGVFPNIYSSLKKRNQFSAVLFTCIALSTVLFAGAAIMGYIMFGESTESQFTLNLPPDLVASKIAVWTTVTNPITKYALTMTPLALSLEELLPPNQQTYPNIMMLRSALVVSSLIIALSVPFFGLVMSLVGSFLTMFVAYILPCACFLSILRSKVTWYQVVLCVFIIAVGLCCAGVGTYSSLSKIIQQYH